The DNA sequence TTATTCGACGAAGAGCTCAGCCGAATTAAAGTCAGATCAAGTAGGAATATTACCGGAGCCACTACCAGGACAAATTAGAAATCGCGCGTTTCAAAATTTCCCAATCTATCCTTGAAGATTTTAGCGAATGCCTTTCGAATTCCGATAAAATAGTTTATAGAGATCCGAACTTTCGTTATGGACTCCCGAGTGGATTCCCATGGGCGTATGACTCTCTAAATAAGAATCAGTTAAGGGGACATATAAACCTTAAACTAAGAAATTCGAGGTCATTTTCAAAGGAACACAGTTGATAGGAGAATAATCTTCATTTATTGTAGTTTCACCCTAGTTTAGGGTCATCTTTGAGGATTATTTCCCTGGTTAAACAAATATCCTAACTATATTACGAAGAGCGGTTCAGCCCTGGAGAGGTACTGTCGCGTTTTTGTTTCTACATCACGTTGTGCATGACTGCGATGCCATCTTTTATCTGACGCGATTGGGGTTTTGGATGAATAATGTAAACAGTTATGTGCATGGATTCCACCAACAATACCTAGCAATTTCATTCAGAATTAAAGTGGTGTAATTACAACTGGAAATCAGTGAATTTCCACCGATTCAAATTCAGAGAGGAGACTcagtttgattgaaaaattaggaaaccAGGAAAGACCGTTTACAAAATCGCCAGAAATATTATTTGCGTCAATGACAGTAGACACGAATGAAGCAACATCCCTACTATGTAATAGAAATGATTCTGATCAAATTcaagttacaaaaattaagGTATCGAGAAtttgacaaaagatttttaattagaaCGTATAAAATGATTGAAGTCTCgtattttttatccacttcTAATGGTTTTCTCCTTATTTTCTTCACTACATAGATTTCTAGAGATcgccggaaaattttttactaacaATTATCTCCAAGGAAGATGAAAATAGACTTTTATAAATGCAACTTATGTTCGTTAACGATTACATTTGCGCTTACAACTATACTATCACTCGAgatttcttgaatattttacaGGATCTGTGGAATTTGTAGAAGTCTTTGGAAGAGTTGAGTTTAGAAAATACGAGTACCTTTTATTTCATCACAGTTTACCAAATTTCAGATAAGCCTCAAGATGCGAAATAAGGATTGCATCCGAAAATGCATTGTTAAATTAATTGTacaaacttcaacctcataagTCTAGATCTATAAATTTACAGATGCATAACAAAGAAATTGTAGGTTCTCTACCTTATaaagtcaaaaaattttgaattgtattACAGCcattcattttaaatttttatcatttgatgaatgacaatattttttcactgaatGGAAACTTGTATTCTCATTCATACGTTGCATGCTCACTTGAAATCTGTTTTATCCCAATCCAAATGAAAGCTAGATAGCCGTTCATTCTAGTATCATGAGCATTTCATATCATTGATCATTCGTAAAATTTACGAGAATTCTTTTTTCGGCCATTCTAAGGCACCAAACATCTGttatacaaattataattcttGTGCAATAAGGAGTTGTGTAAATTTCGAACGTTTATTCACCGTTCTCAACTTCATCCTGGCCAACGTTTCATATTTGGAACGGATACGTGCAAAATTCGGCCAGGAAGAGGTAAATTATTTGATCGAAATAATTAGAGCTCAACAAAAGTTATGGATTCCGATTGTCTTCAACGgacttttcggtttttttaaaTGGGAGTTgattgatattgaaaatacatCAATTATTTGAAAGCAAATAAATCTGATATTAGTAAAGCACGATTGAATCATAGCCGATTGAACTGGGTTCCcaggaaaattttgttattatgttGGAAAACCACTGGATATAGAAAACTGACGAATGACGTGAAAAGAATGGCGCACATTCAGGATACAATTCAGTTTACGATGCTTCTTTAAGTTActtctgataatttttattaataaattttaattcatattAAACATGGATTTCATGGTGTAAATCGGATTTAATGGACGTAATGTGTGgaaattccgaaattttttttcttctggcaAACCCAATTATGATACGCAAGCTTTTTGTACTATTTCCGAAACTATATACAAGCTACAGATTTAGTAAAAGTTATAGAAATGGTACTTCATCTATAAACActatcttaaaaaattaatagaagtatatagataaataaatttcagtcaTAATTTCACATTTCCTTTTCTCACTCTTTATTAGCACACACTATTTTCTCGATTTCCGCAAAGAAAAACCTTCACCAGTGAACGCCTTGAACTCGTCTACGTCTTTACTCTGTAAAAATACTTTGGTTTTACTTTTATTCCTATagatggaaataatttttttaacaagataTAAGGGATGATAAAGCAATTCCTACCTCTTTATTATTAACCGGCTTTGTACtccgtaaaaatttcaacgtccCGATTTTATAATCATAATCCGGTATTCCCCTGACGTATACTGGTTTGCCAGAGCTTGGTTCAGGAAGAGAAGAATCTTTGCGTTTTTTTCCATCCAATCTATTGCCCTGTCCTTTAAAGGCGACGAAGCCTAAAGGAGCCGGCATCATATCGACAGGATCTATTGTTTCTTCTCGGGGTTTTATCACTCTTTCTGGCTCTTTGTAACCGACCGGTGGTGCGAATTCAACATTCATGTCGCATTCGATAATACTAACTGCTGGGCCAGGTCTTGTCTCCAATACACACATTTCGTATATCCTTTGATTGTACTTTATTGCAATAATATCCCCAGTTGTAAGACAGGCAAAACTTCTCAGACCGTTTTCCAAAACTGCTCCAGGATTTGTAATATCTAAAAAGTCTTCAGACTGTGGTTGGAATCTCGAAAATGTAGCGACTGGAAGCATTACgctttcaatattcaatatttcaccCTCTTCCAATAAAAGGTTGTGCATCATCTACAGATCATACAAATATAGTCAACACCTTAATAAAACTAAATTAAATATacctttttctaattttaataTATACATCCATTTAATCTCTCACCTTACTATATATAAATGAGACAATAGCAGTGTACACAGATTTGAACTTCCGTAACTGAATGGCATGAATATGTTTTCCCCAAAtgctaaatttttaaatgcaaTCACACGGTTTAAAGTGATAGATTCGTACTTGATTACATACATTTTTAATCTGGTTAATCTGGATTCGAGACGAACAGCTTGAAGATGAAGAAATCAGAtataaaatcttttgaaatcaaaaattgtcaaatatttttacaacctATATGGCATCGATTGTAAACGATAGATTGAATTAACAGGTCAACGAGCAAAACTTGATCTATCTGGTGTTTTGAAGCAAAGCTGTCCCGTTTCACTTGCTCATTTGTATATTCTGGagtgaaaagtaatttttatgGTTTCAATACATACCCAATATGGCAAATAAACTTTTCCCTCATCTGCGACGAACTCCAGAACACCGCAATGTGTAATTCGATTAGACCGTTTGTTAGTTAGTTTGAAAAGCATCGGATAAACGATATTAAGTCTCGTCAATTGGTCAAGTGCCGAAGGAGGCATGATGACTGAAAGGAATAGAAGCTAGAATATAACAAATGTCAATTATGACAGTGATACAGAGAACACTGGCAACCATGAGCTTACTTTTTCCGCCACGTTCCACATCTTGCCGCTCGTTTCCAGGGATCATAGAGACGGAAAAACATTTGTATTGGGTATTGAAATGCCTCGGTGTGTCGGGAAACATGTTAAAGCCAAACTGAAAGTTGAATGTCTAATTTTGATTTGTGTAAACATAACCTCATTGTAGAGTGAAATATTCGTAATTTTCTTACTTAATTACTTGGTTTTAGATGTTTTATACAACAGAAAATATCTCACCATTTTGACGAGCTTCTTTTTGTACTCTTACTTTTACAAGTACAATAATCCTAagcaaatttttgcaaaaaatacaCAACTCTGAAGTCGTACGAGATGCAAGTCAGAGATCGATATGAGTCAAGtcatgtttcaaatttcattgcgGAGTTGAAAGTTGCGAAATGTCAGCAACGTTGAAGAGAGACAAAGCTTCACACAAATTCTTAGAACAATGAAGATATAAGATGTGATCGCATTGCGCAGGATTCGTTTTTCGGAACGCAATAACTGTGAGACTGGTCTAGTGTGCGTTCCGATATTAGTTGGCAGCGctgaaaactccctaggacagaggtaAAATACATATCAGTGACGGTTTTGACATCACGGACTGTCTTAAGTATCGTTCACAATCAACTTAGTACAGTGTAGGAGGATTTGCCATTTCGAGCTTCAAGGACTTTCAAGACAAGTTAAATAATGTAACGAACCTTGTCGAGAATGGATGAAAACAAACCTTTCATGAAAAAAGTCTTGAGTACCGCCGCAATATTactaataataagaatatttctttttagacattttttagATCTTTTTTCTTAGAATCACGGAAGATTGCAAAGGACCGGTCCCATATTAAcggataattttataatttctcgtCGATTAATTCACCTATATCAGGAGGCATATTTCATGTTAATTTTATGTGACGATTCTGCGCTCATTTTCAAGGCGTCTACTTTGATTGGTCGTAGAAGTGGTTTGATTCGTGGTACAGTGC is a window from the Diprion similis isolate iyDipSimi1 chromosome 6, iyDipSimi1.1, whole genome shotgun sequence genome containing:
- the LOC124407083 gene encoding ubiquitin recognition factor in ER-associated degradation protein 1; this encodes MFGFNMFPDTPRHFNTQYKCFSVSMIPGNERQDVERGGKIIMPPSALDQLTRLNIVYPMLFKLTNKRSNRITHCGVLEFVADEGKVYLPYWMMHNLLLEEGEILNIESVMLPVATFSRFQPQSEDFLDITNPGAVLENGLRSFACLTTGDIIAIKYNQRIYEMCVLETRPGPAVSIIECDMNVEFAPPVGYKEPERVIKPREETIDPVDMMPAPLGFVAFKGQGNRLDGKKRKDSSLPEPSSGKPVYVRGIPDYDYKIGTLKFLRSTKPVNNKESKDVDEFKAFTGEGFSLRKSRK